The Deinococcus roseus genome contains a region encoding:
- a CDS encoding diacylglycerol/lipid kinase family protein, protein MLRLIINPHASRGHLEDKLPRLLAALKQQGFAFTQHVTREPTEVMQVAQNWDPVTDTLVAVGGDGTVQSVAKVAVQQGFRMGIVPYGSANDFASCLGWSTRPEDALRRLSEPVTPVDLGVLGSEGLFVNGLGMGFDALAGKYSYDAPSYMTGMPRYVWGVSKALKTLDNLQVQVIADGREIYAGPSFLVSVMNSTRYGGGFKVAPQAHPSDGLLDIVIGKEIGKGMLASVLPLVVMGQHTALPYVMIARATEVTVRWEAPQACHLDGEMLEDRTECQIRIQPKVLQLQGRLRNYR, encoded by the coding sequence ATGCTCCGTCTGATCATCAATCCCCATGCCTCCAGAGGCCATCTGGAAGACAAATTGCCGCGTCTGCTGGCTGCCCTCAAACAGCAGGGTTTTGCCTTCACCCAGCATGTGACCCGCGAGCCCACAGAGGTGATGCAAGTGGCCCAGAACTGGGATCCTGTCACAGACACCCTGGTGGCCGTTGGAGGAGATGGCACGGTGCAGTCGGTGGCAAAAGTGGCTGTGCAGCAGGGTTTTCGCATGGGCATTGTGCCTTATGGCAGCGCCAATGATTTTGCCAGCTGTCTGGGCTGGAGCACCCGACCCGAAGATGCCCTGCGCAGGCTTTCAGAGCCGGTCACTCCGGTGGATCTGGGGGTTCTTGGATCAGAAGGCCTGTTTGTGAATGGCCTGGGGATGGGCTTTGATGCTCTGGCAGGCAAATACAGCTATGACGCGCCCTCTTACATGACCGGCATGCCCCGGTACGTCTGGGGCGTTTCAAAAGCCCTCAAGACCCTGGACAATCTGCAGGTTCAGGTCATTGCAGATGGCCGTGAAATTTATGCGGGTCCTTCTTTCCTGGTCTCGGTGATGAACTCCACCCGCTATGGGGGAGGCTTCAAGGTGGCACCCCAGGCCCATCCCTCTGATGGTTTGCTGGACATCGTGATTGGCAAGGAGATTGGCAAAGGCATGCTGGCCAGTGTGCTGCCGCTGGTGGTGATGGGACAGCACACCGCTTTGCCTTACGTGATGATTGCGCGGGCCACAGAGGTCACCGTGCGCTGGGAAGCTCCGCAAGCCTGCCATCTGGATGGTGAGATGCTGGAAGACCGCACAGAATGCCAGATCCGCATTCAGCCAAAAGTGCTGCAGCTGCAGGGCCGCCTGAGAAATTACCGCTGA
- a CDS encoding DinB family protein: MTIATNKAADLRNKPLNQLLFPDLDQEFAVTRKLLERVPMEQADFKPHPKSFTLQALANHVAGFPDWGLQTIQQDVLDFAEEGEPSKPLTTREALLEHFDRKAQEFKAALSQLSDEALQTIWTMKSGDQIYVQGPRGEILRNGILSHLVHHRAQLGVYLRLLDVPVPSSYGPTADEF; the protein is encoded by the coding sequence ATGACCATTGCCACCAACAAAGCCGCAGATCTTCGCAACAAGCCCCTCAATCAACTGCTGTTCCCCGATCTGGATCAGGAATTTGCCGTCACCCGCAAGTTGCTGGAACGGGTGCCCATGGAGCAGGCAGACTTCAAACCCCACCCCAAAAGCTTCACTTTGCAGGCACTGGCCAACCACGTGGCAGGTTTTCCCGACTGGGGTTTGCAGACCATCCAGCAGGATGTGCTGGATTTTGCGGAAGAAGGCGAGCCCTCAAAACCCCTCACCACCCGTGAAGCCCTGCTGGAACACTTTGACCGCAAAGCTCAGGAATTCAAAGCTGCCCTGAGCCAGCTTTCAGATGAAGCCCTGCAGACCATCTGGACCATGAAATCCGGCGACCAGATCTATGTGCAGGGACCCAGAGGGGAAATCCTCAGGAATGGCATCCTCAGCCACCTGGTGCACCACCGGGCACAACTCGGGGTGTACCTGAGGCTGCTGGATGTGCCCGTCCCCAGCTCTTACGGTCCCACTGCAGACGAGTTCTGA
- a CDS encoding VOC family protein: MISAVSHITRYVQDAEEALKFYTEVLGFNKQFDGEAGPGLRWLTVTAPDQPGVEIVLFEPRVWFRDPDKAAEAESIIDRQPQLVFITKDIDAALLRLKEAGVKLDTPEVRDLPWGRDLEFRDITGSSINMVQLKPEPVLQ; encoded by the coding sequence GTGATTTCAGCTGTCAGTCACATCACCCGTTATGTACAGGATGCAGAAGAAGCACTGAAGTTCTACACCGAAGTGCTCGGATTCAACAAACAATTCGATGGCGAAGCTGGTCCCGGTTTGCGCTGGCTCACTGTCACCGCCCCTGATCAGCCCGGAGTGGAGATCGTGCTGTTTGAACCCAGAGTCTGGTTCAGAGACCCCGATAAAGCTGCAGAGGCAGAATCCATCATTGACCGCCAGCCCCAACTGGTGTTCATCACCAAAGACATTGATGCCGCTCTGCTGCGCCTGAAAGAGGCTGGAGTGAAGCTGGACACCCCCGAAGTACGCGATTTGCCCTGGGGCCGCGATCTGGAATTCAGAGACATCACCGGAAGTTCCATCAACATGGTGCAGCTCAAACCTGAACCTGTGCTGCAGTAA
- a CDS encoding helix-turn-helix transcriptional regulator, protein MDRLTRLLGMLTLLMGTERTTAAELSGRFGVSKRTIYRDIAVLEEAGIPVVLFPGKSGGIGVMEGYALDRSILSQKEVLNLMRLLNSLVQLPMGIEQAQIYEKLQLLLKKNHTDGMPAGWQEIVIDHTAWGSDKADVQKHQVLLQAIRNCQHVQFAYHKPTSDQPELRRVEPYSLILKTGYWYLLGYCHSRGDFRQFRFSRIGNLQMDAETFAPREVPQEMLNIKEHWFRRSPPIKVRFLAEAEGLPRITEWFGTDALKERTPQGSIFEIHAPEDEWLYGLLLQLGEGIEILSPPHLRDVISQKALKIYERYQKLTPWCHTAEVQ, encoded by the coding sequence ATGGACCGATTGACCCGACTGCTGGGCATGCTCACTTTATTGATGGGAACCGAAAGAACCACCGCTGCAGAGCTCTCGGGGCGTTTTGGGGTGTCCAAACGCACCATTTATCGGGACATTGCCGTGCTGGAGGAAGCAGGAATTCCAGTGGTGCTGTTTCCCGGAAAAAGTGGAGGCATCGGGGTGATGGAGGGGTATGCCCTGGACCGCAGCATCCTCAGCCAGAAAGAAGTGCTCAACCTGATGCGCCTGCTGAACAGTCTGGTGCAACTTCCCATGGGCATCGAACAGGCCCAGATCTATGAAAAGCTGCAACTGCTTTTGAAGAAAAACCACACGGATGGCATGCCTGCAGGCTGGCAGGAAATCGTGATTGACCATACCGCCTGGGGGTCAGACAAGGCAGATGTGCAAAAGCATCAGGTGTTGCTGCAGGCCATTCGCAATTGCCAGCACGTGCAATTTGCCTACCACAAGCCCACCAGCGACCAGCCAGAACTGCGCAGGGTGGAGCCTTACTCTCTGATCCTGAAAACCGGGTACTGGTACCTTCTGGGGTATTGCCACAGCAGGGGGGATTTCAGGCAGTTCCGGTTCAGTCGCATTGGAAATTTGCAGATGGACGCAGAAACATTTGCTCCCAGAGAAGTGCCGCAGGAGATGCTGAACATCAAGGAGCACTGGTTCCGGCGCAGTCCACCCATCAAGGTGCGTTTTCTGGCAGAAGCAGAGGGGTTGCCCCGCATCACCGAGTGGTTTGGCACAGACGCCCTGAAAGAACGCACGCCCCAGGGCAGCATTTTTGAGATTCATGCCCCCGAAGACGAGTGGCTTTACGGGCTGCTGTTGCAACTGGGGGAGGGCATCGAGATCCTTTCACCGCCCCACCTCCGTGATGTTATTTCCCAAAAAGCTCTGAAGATTTATGAACGGTACCAAAAGTTGACACCCTGGTGTCACACTGCAGAGGTACAGTGA
- a CDS encoding WD40 repeat domain-containing protein — translation MTPLAVDEWKTLAEKYIGNPLYDVLQFKLQSMQSNPDGGWRIKASHSSGLGYQMTLLPFKNNPEKFQSLVSFDLTFDPKIPVPALKTVVVKPDLKKTSVLKNISSKKLPFTPEQPIEKLEGNYYLNDGYALHRFNRLDGKPGTSLDLTEAPTGNFVRSQKYGLIALQQSGAMSQTLVRLTPDLKVTSTASHQAPSLTGLLLSADGEHLLGHNNHRLFSTGYVFSAGTLELEKILIQTKPLDRVMWSAQGILSSMVDVHFPTPQNTERKLKDMLLNIDFKTGKVLFAQEHSGELELVPSLDSTLTAVVNKDSLDVLDTRSLSRISLPIKNVSTAAFSQDSRILAFANGSTGKIYFFDVKNRKLLPGAYPLQSKVYHLSWTPDGNLVVNGSLVEGKPNLLTQIYR, via the coding sequence GTGACTCCTCTGGCCGTGGATGAATGGAAAACCCTGGCTGAGAAATACATCGGAAATCCACTTTATGATGTCTTGCAATTCAAACTGCAATCCATGCAATCCAATCCAGATGGAGGGTGGCGGATCAAAGCCAGTCACAGCTCGGGTCTGGGTTACCAAATGACACTTTTGCCTTTCAAAAACAACCCCGAAAAATTTCAATCTCTGGTTTCTTTTGATTTGACTTTCGATCCAAAGATCCCTGTCCCTGCACTGAAAACGGTGGTGGTCAAGCCTGATCTCAAGAAAACCAGTGTTCTGAAGAACATCAGCAGCAAAAAACTGCCTTTCACCCCAGAACAGCCCATTGAAAAGCTTGAGGGGAATTATTACCTTAACGATGGTTATGCCCTTCACAGGTTCAATCGGCTGGATGGCAAACCTGGAACAAGCCTTGACCTCACAGAAGCACCCACTGGCAATTTTGTTCGTTCTCAGAAATATGGCTTGATTGCTTTACAACAATCGGGCGCCATGAGCCAGACGCTGGTGCGCCTGACGCCAGACCTCAAGGTGACAAGCACCGCATCCCATCAAGCCCCTTCGCTGACTGGATTGCTGTTGAGTGCAGACGGTGAGCATCTGCTTGGTCACAACAACCACAGGCTGTTCTCCACGGGATACGTGTTCAGCGCTGGCACACTGGAGCTTGAAAAAATCCTGATCCAGACCAAACCCCTGGACCGTGTGATGTGGTCTGCTCAGGGCATCCTCTCCTCCATGGTCGATGTCCATTTCCCCACCCCACAAAACACAGAACGAAAACTGAAAGACATGCTGCTGAACATTGATTTCAAAACCGGCAAGGTGCTCTTTGCTCAGGAACATTCGGGTGAACTGGAACTGGTGCCTTCTCTGGACAGCACGCTCACCGCAGTGGTGAACAAAGACTCCCTGGATGTGCTGGACACCAGAAGCCTGAGCCGCATCAGCCTGCCCATCAAAAATGTTTCAACCGCAGCTTTTTCGCAGGACAGCCGAATCCTGGCTTTTGCAAATGGCTCAACAGGGAAAATTTACTTCTTTGATGTAAAAAACCGCAAATTGCTTCCTGGAGCCTATCCTCTGCAATCCAAGGTTTACCACCTGTCCTGGACCCCGGATGGAAACCTGGTGGTCAATGGTTCACTGGTTGAAGGCAAACCCAATTTGCTGACGCAAATCTACAGGTAA
- a CDS encoding phosphodiester glycosidase family protein produces MRQPLRHVLWSVLLLGCLPAAQAASTQPATTYTVKRGDTLWSISQKHKLTVERLKTLNHLKNNTIYSGQKLKLSQVKITVPKNPPLPFAVAMSSKKVLQVPVYAVHVNLAHPGVHISPLLPAVGLGHGGAKLPYLAQRRDLVAAINGGYFHPQSYIPAGDLVFQGRQLASGRIQTALSVTPDNKARIHDRLNSWKGYETVIATGPHVVQNGRLVIQPRSEGYRDPAVWGRARRSAVGLVNNEYLIFMTSPQHLTLAEVGKIMMKMKAKEVILLDGGSSAGMVWEKKLVVPPARSLAFGIGVFLRKKV; encoded by the coding sequence ATGCGTCAACCTCTTCGGCATGTTCTGTGGTCCGTTCTTCTCCTGGGGTGCCTGCCTGCAGCACAAGCTGCCAGCACCCAGCCCGCCACCACCTACACCGTCAAACGGGGAGACACCTTATGGAGCATTTCCCAGAAGCACAAACTCACCGTTGAACGCCTCAAAACCCTCAACCACCTGAAAAACAACACCATCTATTCGGGACAGAAACTGAAGCTGTCCCAGGTCAAAATCACCGTTCCCAAAAACCCACCTCTGCCCTTTGCTGTTGCCATGTCCAGCAAAAAAGTCCTGCAGGTGCCTGTTTACGCTGTACACGTCAATCTGGCCCATCCTGGGGTTCACATCAGCCCCCTTTTGCCTGCTGTTGGCCTGGGACATGGTGGAGCCAAACTGCCTTACCTGGCCCAGAGGCGGGATCTGGTGGCCGCCATCAATGGTGGCTATTTCCATCCGCAGTCTTACATTCCGGCTGGAGACCTGGTGTTTCAGGGCAGGCAACTGGCCTCTGGAAGAATCCAGACTGCCCTTTCAGTGACGCCAGACAACAAGGCCCGCATCCATGACCGTCTGAATTCCTGGAAAGGCTACGAGACCGTGATCGCCACAGGTCCCCACGTGGTCCAGAATGGCCGTCTGGTGATTCAGCCACGCAGTGAAGGCTACAGGGATCCTGCAGTGTGGGGAAGGGCCAGACGCAGCGCTGTGGGCCTGGTCAACAACGAGTACTTGATCTTCATGACCAGCCCACAGCACCTCACCCTGGCCGAAGTGGGCAAGATCATGATGAAAATGAAAGCAAAAGAGGTGATCCTGCTGGATGGAGGTTCCAGTGCAGGCATGGTCTGGGAGAAAAAACTGGTGGTGCCTCCTGCCCGTTCTCTGGCCTTTGGCATTGGGGTTTTTCTGCGCAAGAAGGTCTGA
- a CDS encoding DinB family protein: MTQQLDYTASPSKDTLKLLFHPTSYMGAAALLDGLTPEQATTRPESLPHSVAEVVAHAHFWLEWVLNVARGGEPVPTPHAAVGWPAVEAEGWETLKAAFLQNLEASQTFSQQDLDRPLFTSFYYGWEKNSVGATLAGIAVHTAHHLGQVIAVRQALKLWPPPAGAYSW; encoded by the coding sequence ATGACACAACAATTGGATTACACCGCATCTCCCAGCAAAGACACTTTAAAACTTCTGTTTCATCCCACCTCTTACATGGGTGCTGCTGCCCTGCTGGATGGCCTCACCCCCGAGCAGGCCACCACCAGACCGGAAAGCCTGCCGCATTCGGTGGCCGAAGTGGTGGCCCATGCCCACTTCTGGCTGGAGTGGGTGCTGAATGTGGCCCGTGGCGGCGAACCTGTGCCCACCCCCCATGCTGCTGTGGGCTGGCCTGCTGTTGAAGCAGAGGGTTGGGAAACCCTCAAAGCAGCCTTCCTGCAAAACCTGGAAGCCTCCCAGACTTTTTCCCAGCAGGACCTGGACCGTCCCCTGTTTACCAGCTTCTATTACGGCTGGGAGAAGAATTCGGTGGGCGCGACCCTGGCAGGCATTGCTGTGCACACGGCCCACCACCTTGGACAGGTGATTGCTGTGCGGCAGGCCCTCAAACTCTGGCCCCCACCTGCAGGTGCATACAGCTGGTGA
- a CDS encoding glycosyltransferase, which translates to MTRFLVATMPIPGHIAPFAPVVRALIARGHQVAWYGSRFHQDKIEATGATFYPIQNALDFGDSDYNKHFPERTRYSGLKQVVFDFKHLFVGSAEGQVKDLRHVISDFKAEVLLSDPAVVAGLVLGNEGFPHAMLDISVLSFESKDLAAFGLGLLPDSSFFGRIRNKITYWMVDHVVFREVNQAYRNIAQKNGWQYAPFRPTPSRYLTLQPTTPEFEYPVSDLPDTVHFIGPLLPDRPRAFTPPIWWNEVVNKTRPVVLVTQGTIATHADELIQPTLEGLASEDVLVIATTGGPSLSFPVPQNARVEAFVPFTELMPHVDVFVTNGGYGGITIALANGVPVVSAGTTEDKMEVSNRVQFSGVGLNLKTNRPRPEQVRQAIQQVLQGSYGQQAKKIQKAFAATRSAETAVELLEELARTGKPVLNSRAAGTLSRKTAIQ; encoded by the coding sequence ATGACAAGATTTTTGGTTGCCACCATGCCCATTCCAGGACACATTGCCCCTTTTGCACCTGTGGTGCGGGCGCTGATTGCCCGTGGACACCAGGTGGCCTGGTACGGTTCCCGTTTTCATCAGGACAAGATTGAAGCCACCGGGGCCACCTTTTATCCCATTCAGAACGCCCTGGACTTCGGAGATTCCGACTACAATAAACACTTCCCTGAGCGCACCCGTTACAGCGGCCTCAAACAGGTGGTGTTTGATTTCAAGCACCTGTTTGTGGGGTCTGCAGAAGGTCAGGTCAAAGACCTGCGCCACGTCATCTCGGATTTCAAGGCAGAGGTGCTGCTCAGCGATCCGGCTGTGGTGGCAGGCCTGGTGCTGGGAAACGAGGGCTTTCCCCACGCCATGCTGGACATCAGCGTGCTGAGCTTTGAAAGCAAAGATCTGGCCGCCTTCGGACTGGGGCTCTTGCCGGATTCCAGTTTCTTTGGGCGCATCCGCAACAAAATCACGTACTGGATGGTGGACCATGTGGTGTTTCGGGAAGTCAACCAGGCGTATCGGAATATCGCCCAGAAGAACGGCTGGCAGTATGCCCCTTTCCGGCCCACACCTTCCCGTTACCTCACATTGCAGCCCACCACCCCTGAGTTTGAGTATCCGGTTTCGGATCTGCCTGACACCGTGCACTTCATTGGTCCCCTGCTGCCAGACCGTCCCCGTGCTTTCACGCCCCCAATCTGGTGGAACGAGGTGGTGAACAAAACCCGCCCGGTGGTTCTGGTCACCCAGGGCACCATTGCCACCCATGCAGATGAGCTGATTCAGCCCACCCTGGAAGGCCTGGCCAGCGAGGATGTGCTGGTGATTGCCACCACTGGAGGACCCTCCCTGTCCTTTCCGGTGCCACAGAATGCCCGTGTGGAAGCTTTTGTGCCTTTCACAGAACTGATGCCCCATGTGGATGTGTTTGTGACCAACGGAGGGTATGGCGGCATCACCATCGCCCTGGCAAATGGGGTGCCTGTGGTTTCTGCAGGCACCACCGAGGACAAGATGGAGGTGTCCAACCGGGTGCAATTTTCGGGGGTGGGCCTCAATTTGAAAACCAACCGCCCCAGACCCGAGCAGGTGCGTCAGGCCATTCAGCAGGTGCTGCAAGGTTCTTATGGGCAGCAGGCGAAAAAGATCCAGAAGGCTTTTGCTGCAACCCGCAGTGCAGAAACGGCTGTGGAATTGCTGGAGGAACTGGCCCGTACAGGCAAACCTGTGCTGAATTCCAGGGCTGCAGGCACACTTTCCAGAAAAACTGCAATCCAGTAA